A region from the Drosophila willistoni isolate 14030-0811.24 unplaced genomic scaffold, UCI_dwil_1.1 Seg145, whole genome shotgun sequence genome encodes:
- the LOC124460858 gene encoding RNA-binding protein 45-like — translation MQNLPHSFFKNIFSCWKGLIDVYLLPNKHCGYVKYSAAESARRAIHVLNGAEICGTKIKVMEAEERCGSDGEITAKITNKSKLH, via the exons ATGCAGAATTTGCCGCACtctttctttaaaaatatattttcctgCTGGAAGGGGTTAATTGATGTATACTTGCTGCCCAACAAACATTGCGGCTATGTCAAGTATTCGGCGGCGGAGAGTGCTCGGAGAGCCATTCATGTTTTAAACGGCGCTGAGATATGTGGCACTAAAATAAAG GTCATGGAGGCCGAAGAACGTTGCGGCTCAGACGGCGAAATCACCGCCAAAATCACCAATAAATCTAAGCTTCACTAA